From the Psychrobacillus sp. FSL K6-4046 genome, one window contains:
- a CDS encoding DUF3006 family protein → MSLSKKYTLDRIEEGMYVFLEAPEELQQLILPISTFDITLNEGEIVNITTTDEGYQLEVLKEETLARRKEISALLEDLINRNK, encoded by the coding sequence GTGAGCTTAAGTAAAAAATATACACTTGATCGTATTGAAGAAGGTATGTATGTTTTTTTAGAAGCACCAGAAGAATTGCAACAATTGATACTACCAATTTCGACTTTTGATATTACTTTAAACGAAGGAGAAATTGTGAATATCACAACAACGGATGAAGGATATCAGCTGGAAGTTTTAAAGGAAGAGACACTAGCAAGACGCAAGGAAATTAGTGCATTATTAGAAGATCTAATAAATAGAAATAAATAA
- a CDS encoding GntR family transcriptional regulator yields the protein MQIIISNSSKEPIYEQIFKQIQTKILSGELKEGTALPSIRQLAKDLRVSVITTKRAYEELEKAGFIYLIVGKGSFIAEQNLDVIREKKLRVIEEQLSAVISNSKESGLSYEELQDLLKLLYEE from the coding sequence ATGCAAATCATTATATCTAACAGTTCAAAGGAACCGATTTATGAACAGATTTTCAAACAAATTCAGACTAAAATCTTGTCAGGTGAGTTAAAGGAAGGAACCGCTTTACCTTCCATTAGACAATTGGCCAAAGATTTAAGAGTCAGTGTGATTACTACAAAACGAGCATATGAAGAATTAGAAAAGGCAGGCTTCATATATTTAATTGTTGGAAAAGGTTCATTTATAGCGGAGCAAAATTTAGATGTTATTCGAGAGAAAAAATTACGTGTAATTGAAGAACAATTAAGTGCGGTTATCTCCAACAGTAAAGAATCAGGGTTATCTTATGAAGAATTACAAGATTTATTAAAGCTGCTGTACGAGGAGTGA
- a CDS encoding ABC transporter ATP-binding protein codes for MGNVIEFQGVSKKFETLTIDNVDLQIKEGYTTGFIGPNGSGKSTMIKLMMNLLQPDKGKVSVFGQNYASHEKEIKNRIGFVYDSNIFYQSLNLKEISKIVAPAYKAWDDQQFNQYVNQFELPLNKSLKNFSKGMKMKASIAIALSHHAELIIMDEPTSGLDPTFRRELLDIFQGIMVNEGRSIFFSTHTTSDLERFADYIVLVDKGKILLNQRIDELQERYVVVKGSTDLLDRDTEAHFIDIERSQGVFQALSKDAEEVQKVFEDHVVIEKASLDEIMYYMKSAQRSKVNS; via the coding sequence ATGGGAAATGTAATAGAGTTCCAGGGGGTTTCTAAAAAATTTGAGACATTAACTATCGACAATGTAGATTTACAGATAAAAGAAGGATACACAACAGGATTTATTGGTCCGAATGGATCTGGTAAATCGACGATGATCAAGTTAATGATGAATCTTTTACAGCCGGATAAGGGAAAGGTAAGTGTATTTGGACAAAATTATGCCAGCCATGAGAAAGAAATTAAAAACCGTATAGGCTTCGTATACGACAGCAATATATTTTATCAATCCCTGAATTTAAAAGAAATTAGTAAAATAGTTGCTCCCGCTTATAAAGCATGGGATGATCAACAATTTAATCAGTATGTTAATCAATTTGAGTTACCTCTAAATAAATCTCTTAAAAATTTTTCTAAAGGTATGAAAATGAAAGCTTCTATAGCTATTGCCTTATCTCATCATGCTGAATTAATTATTATGGATGAGCCGACATCAGGATTAGATCCTACGTTTCGCAGAGAGTTGCTAGACATTTTTCAAGGAATTATGGTAAATGAGGGTAGGAGTATATTTTTTTCAACGCATACGACAAGCGATTTAGAACGTTTTGCTGATTATATTGTATTAGTTGATAAAGGGAAAATTCTTCTTAACCAACGCATAGATGAGTTACAGGAACGATATGTCGTTGTAAAAGGAAGCACGGATTTACTAGACCGAGATACAGAAGCACATTTCATTGACATAGAACGTTCTCAAGGGGTATTTCAAGCTTTGTCAAAAGATGCAGAAGAAGTACAAAAAGTCTTTGAGGATCATGTCGTGATAGAGAAAGCCTCTTTAGATGAAATTATGTATTATATGAAATCTGCCCAAAGAAGCAAGGTAAATAGTTAA
- a CDS encoding IS4 family transposase translates to MKRTDLDEWKLLMEQLYKLFSPDMLDSWAKESGWIKRKRKLDAYSFLHILLYHCGNLAGSSLRELSLSLEETCHISMTPEAINQRLNKELIVFLKKCLEHFIQMKLNYQLPISDELQKFCERIRIIDATIHSLPSDLKETFPGVYRAELKCQLEYEFLTGQFLLADWRNGKENDSLYGKYRLETVSPGDLFIQDLGYFHLPTFKKIDETGGYFVSRVRPDCSIYTGNPNPRYHADGRVVKSSFYQKESLAEHLEQMERGSIREWEEVFVGYDYKFPTRLILYRHTEEQDKSGQYKRKHSRYQTKEHVRALDGATIIMTNLPDIIPAEKVMDLYRLRWQIELLFKGWKSNFPTTFYKQIKEERVLCHFFAHLLLFLITATTTYQARLFLLEQSRIEISIQKGISVALRFIRLMFESIKKYTKLTNGVLKRFHDALCKHALKTKGPPEKDPLIILGVNYS, encoded by the coding sequence ATGAAAAGAACTGATTTAGACGAATGGAAACTCTTAATGGAACAATTGTATAAACTGTTTTCCCCGGATATGTTGGATAGTTGGGCCAAAGAATCAGGATGGATCAAACGAAAACGAAAGCTTGATGCGTATTCATTTCTCCACATTCTTCTTTATCATTGTGGAAACCTGGCTGGCAGTTCACTACGCGAGCTAAGCCTATCATTAGAAGAAACCTGCCATATTTCTATGACTCCAGAGGCAATAAACCAACGTTTAAATAAAGAATTAATTGTATTCCTAAAAAAGTGTTTGGAACATTTTATACAAATGAAGTTAAATTATCAGTTGCCGATCAGTGACGAGCTACAAAAATTTTGTGAGAGGATCCGTATAATAGATGCGACCATCCATTCCCTTCCTTCGGATTTGAAGGAGACTTTTCCTGGCGTCTATCGAGCCGAATTAAAATGCCAGCTGGAGTATGAATTCCTGACAGGACAGTTCTTGTTGGCTGACTGGAGGAACGGAAAAGAAAACGATTCCCTATACGGAAAGTATCGATTAGAGACGGTCTCACCTGGCGATTTGTTTATACAGGACTTGGGTTATTTTCATCTACCTACATTCAAAAAAATCGATGAGACAGGGGGCTATTTCGTCTCTAGAGTTCGACCAGATTGTTCTATCTATACAGGGAATCCAAACCCTCGATACCATGCCGATGGCAGGGTCGTCAAATCCTCTTTTTATCAGAAGGAATCTTTGGCAGAGCATCTGGAACAAATGGAGCGTGGCTCCATAAGGGAATGGGAGGAAGTCTTTGTCGGGTATGACTATAAATTCCCTACCCGTTTGATTTTGTATCGGCATACGGAGGAACAAGATAAAAGTGGTCAGTATAAACGTAAACATTCACGTTACCAAACAAAAGAACACGTAAGGGCGCTAGATGGGGCTACGATTATTATGACAAACCTTCCGGATATCATCCCAGCTGAGAAAGTGATGGACCTTTACCGATTGCGCTGGCAGATCGAGTTATTGTTTAAGGGATGGAAATCCAATTTCCCGACCACCTTTTATAAACAGATAAAGGAAGAACGTGTGCTATGTCATTTTTTCGCCCATTTATTATTGTTTCTAATCACAGCTACAACAACGTATCAGGCACGCTTATTCTTGCTAGAGCAATCTAGAATAGAGATAAGCATTCAAAAGGGTATCTCAGTTGCCCTACGCTTTATTCGCTTGATGTTTGAAAGCATAAAAAAATACACCAAGCTTACCAATGGGGTCCTGAAAAGGTTTCATGATGCTCTTTGTAAACATGCATTGAAAACAAAAGGGCCACCTGAAAAGGATCCATTGATTATACTCGGTGTAAACTATAGTTAG
- a CDS encoding ABC transporter ATP-binding protein codes for MENLVEFKNVSKYFKDFSLENMNLHVKQGKITGFVGANGAGKSSTMKLIMNLLQPDTGNIKIFGKDYADHEKEIKERIGFVYDSNVFYESLNLKDIRKIIGPAYQNWSDSQFNDYVRKFELPLNKAIKTFSKGMLMKTSLAIALSHEAEFIMMDEPTAGLDPVFRRELLDILKDMMVDGRRTIFFSTHITSDLERIADNITFIHKGKILFNESIRNIQERYALVKGSANLINQDIEKCFISMERSSTEFQAITNNAEEVKRLLGAQVVIEEATLEDIMFYTKGAIGQYV; via the coding sequence ATAGAAAATTTAGTAGAGTTTAAAAATGTCAGCAAATATTTTAAAGATTTCTCCTTAGAGAATATGAATTTACATGTTAAACAAGGGAAAATAACAGGATTTGTAGGGGCGAACGGGGCAGGGAAATCATCCACCATGAAGCTAATAATGAATCTTTTACAACCAGATACAGGTAATATAAAAATATTTGGTAAGGATTATGCCGATCATGAAAAGGAAATTAAAGAGCGCATAGGATTTGTTTATGATAGTAATGTATTTTACGAGAGTTTGAATCTAAAAGATATCCGTAAAATAATTGGCCCAGCTTATCAAAATTGGAGTGACAGTCAATTTAATGATTATGTTAGAAAGTTTGAACTCCCATTAAACAAAGCTATTAAAACCTTTTCCAAAGGAATGCTGATGAAAACTTCTTTAGCAATAGCCCTATCTCATGAAGCTGAATTTATAATGATGGATGAGCCGACAGCTGGTTTAGATCCCGTTTTTCGAAGAGAATTGCTGGATATTTTAAAAGATATGATGGTAGATGGAAGGCGGACTATCTTCTTCTCCACCCATATAACCAGTGATTTAGAAAGAATCGCAGATAATATTACTTTCATTCATAAAGGAAAGATTCTTTTCAACGAGTCGATAAGAAATATACAGGAGCGTTATGCATTAGTAAAAGGAAGTGCAAATCTAATCAACCAAGACATTGAAAAATGTTTTATCAGTATGGAACGTTCTTCGACAGAATTTCAAGCAATAACAAATAATGCAGAAGAAGTAAAAAGATTATTAGGAGCTCAAGTGGTTATTGAAGAAGCTACCTTGGAGGATATTATGTTTTATACGAAAGGAGCTATAGGGCAATATGTATAA
- a CDS encoding ABC-2 transporter permease has translation MYNLIKKDLVIQKTQILLFIPFIMFFAIFADHMSPAFVFLMASMYIPLNGYIYDEQVESNILLNSLPYTRKEIVAAKYIGAIAYMIVSIGVASIIFYIFSYDFLIKDISIAMGLFFIFTAIAFPLFYILKPGYIGAVVMVGFLFLAVVIPPVFQFLTKHLTAITDFLTSMSTTTLYLSGAATCIIIYLISWMVSQSVYQRKVF, from the coding sequence ATGTATAATTTGATAAAAAAAGATTTAGTTATTCAAAAAACACAGATACTACTTTTTATTCCGTTTATTATGTTCTTTGCAATATTTGCTGATCATATGAGTCCAGCCTTTGTTTTTCTGATGGCTAGCATGTATATACCACTGAATGGATATATTTACGATGAACAAGTAGAATCTAATATACTTCTTAATTCTTTGCCTTATACGAGAAAAGAGATTGTGGCAGCAAAGTACATCGGCGCTATTGCATATATGATTGTATCAATAGGAGTAGCTAGTATTATTTTTTATATATTTAGTTATGACTTTTTGATAAAGGATATATCTATCGCCATGGGATTATTCTTCATTTTCACAGCAATAGCCTTTCCGTTATTTTATATTTTAAAACCCGGATATATAGGTGCAGTGGTTATGGTTGGATTTCTATTCTTAGCTGTTGTTATCCCGCCAGTCTTTCAATTCCTGACCAAACATCTCACTGCGATTACAGATTTTCTAACTAGCATGTCGACAACAACTCTTTACCTTAGTGGCGCAGCTACCTGCATTATAATTTATCTAATTTCCTGGATGGTTAGCCAATCTGTATATCAGCGGAAGGTATTTTAA